One genomic region from Haloterrigena gelatinilytica encodes:
- the phoU gene encoding phosphate signaling complex protein PhoU, producing MPRDEYQRQLRRLREDVLEMSDRVCERLEQALAALETQDENLATAVITGDHAINERYLEIEQACIELVALQQPVATDLRVVAASFKIITDLERIADLAVNLAEYARRAERRRYADVDIGYIGERVVEMVEAAMAAYAADDAAGARDVATEDDEIDRRCESASEFVVRDLLETELEAEIGLTPDALSDEVSRMLLTIRDLERVGDHAVNIAARTLYMVENDDQLIY from the coding sequence ATGCCCCGGGACGAGTACCAGCGGCAACTCCGGCGGCTGCGCGAGGACGTCCTCGAGATGAGCGACCGCGTCTGCGAGCGCCTCGAGCAGGCGCTTGCGGCCCTCGAGACCCAGGACGAGAACCTCGCGACCGCCGTGATCACGGGCGATCACGCGATCAACGAACGCTACCTCGAGATCGAGCAGGCGTGTATCGAGTTGGTCGCGCTCCAGCAGCCGGTCGCCACCGACCTGCGCGTCGTCGCCGCCTCGTTCAAGATCATCACCGACCTCGAACGGATCGCCGACCTCGCCGTCAACCTCGCCGAGTACGCCCGGCGGGCCGAACGGCGGCGCTACGCCGACGTCGACATCGGCTACATCGGCGAGCGGGTCGTCGAGATGGTCGAGGCGGCGATGGCGGCCTACGCCGCCGACGACGCGGCCGGCGCCCGCGACGTCGCGACCGAGGACGACGAGATCGACCGCCGCTGCGAGAGCGCCAGCGAGTTCGTCGTCCGGGACCTCCTCGAGACCGAACTCGAAGCGGAGATCGGACTCACGCCCGACGCGCTCTCCGACGAGGTCTCCCGGATGTTGCTGACGATCCGGGACCTAGAGCGGGTCGGCGACCACGCGGTCAACATCGCCGCGCGGACGCTGTACATGGTCGAAAACGACGACCAACTGATCTACTGA